A single genomic interval of Pogoniulus pusillus isolate bPogPus1 chromosome 24, bPogPus1.pri, whole genome shotgun sequence harbors:
- the LOC135186360 gene encoding olfactory receptor 5AP2-like — protein sequence MAGNNSLGGFILLGLTDSPQAQSLLFGLFLLVYTVTLVGNTGVVLLVGVVGSLHTPMYFFLAHFSLADICYSTVICPRLLADLLAEERTISFAACVAQFHGFSFFATAECHLLAVMAYDRHLAICSPLLYVPIFSGRLCWRLVASSYLLALLSATTYTSCVFGGSFCGPNQIDHFFCDASPVLQLCCSDTRSRELAIFVLVALNGASTSLVILLSYFSILCTVLRMSSAQSRCRAFKTCTSHLVALSLFYGTLLFMYLQPLSSHGRLDKVVSIFYTVVTPMLNPFIYSLRNKEVKDALGKCRRRILNHWRRARVVSASK from the coding sequence atggcagggaacAACAGCCTGGGTGGATTCATCCTGCTGGGGCTCACAGACAGTCCACAGGCACAGAGTCTTCTCTTTGGGTTGTTCCTCTTGGTGTACACTGTGACCTTGGTGGGGAACACCGGGGTGGTGCTCTTGGTTGGGGTGGTTGGCAGCCTCCACACCCCCATGTACTTCTTCCTCGCCCACTTCTCCCTCGCCGACATCTGCTACTCCACGGTcatctgccccaggctgctggcagacctgttggcagaggagaggacCATTTCCTTTGCTGCTTGTGTGGCACAGTTCCATGGCTTCTCCTTCTTTGCCACTGCTGAGTGTCACCTCCTGGCCGTGATGGCCTACGACCGGCACCTTGCTATCTGCAGCCCCTTGCTTTACGTCCCCATCTTCTccggcaggctctgctggcgcCTGGTGGCATCGTCCTACCTCCTGGCGCTCCTCAGTGCCACCACCTACACCAGCTGCGTTTTTGGGGGTTCCTTTTGTGGACCCAACCAGATTGATCACTTCTTCTGTGacgccagccctgtgctgcagctctgctgctctgacacCCGCAGCAGGGAGTTGGCCATCTTCGTCCTGGTGGCTCTCAATGGGGCGAGCACCAGCCTGGTCATTCTGCTCTCCTACTTCTCCATCCTCTGCACGGTCCTGAGGAtgagctcagcacagagcaggtgCAGAGCCTTCAAAACCTGCACCTCACACTTGGTAGCTCTTTCCTTATTCTATGGGACACTGTTGTTCATGTACCTACAACCCCTGTCCAGCCATGGGAGGTTGGATAAGGTGGTCTCCATCTTCTACACTGTGGTCACACCTATGCTCAACCCCTTCATCTACAGCCTGAGGAACAAGGAGGTGAAGGATGCTCTGGGcaagtgcaggagaaggatcttAAACCACTGGAGACGTGCAAGGGTTGTATCAGCTTCCAAGTGA
- the LOC135186037 gene encoding olfactory receptor 5G9-like has protein sequence MAEQNHTSVTEFILQGLSDQVEMEVALFVLLLLAYTITLLGNAGILAVIRGEPRLHTSMYFFLGSLSLVDICFSSVIAPRALVNFLSESKTISFAGCMGQAFFYIVFVTTECFLLAAMALDRYVAICNPLLYPSIMTRRLCLWLVLGCYLGGVLNSILQMTFIIRLPFCSSNVINHFFCDVPPLLALSCASTYLNELILFSLAGVIELGTISTILVSYLFISFAILRIRSAEGRQKAFSTCASHLTAVTLLYGTTIFMYLRPSSSHSLNTDKVISIFYTVVIPMLNPLIYSLRNKEVKDALRRTAEKITVRL, from the coding sequence ATggcagagcagaaccacacCTCTGTGACTGAATTCATTCTCCAGGGCTTGAGCGACCAGGTGGAGATGGAGGTGGctctctttgtgctgctgctgctcgccTACAccatcaccctcctgggcaacGCGGGGATCCTGGCGGTGATCCGCGGCGAGCCACGGCTCCATACCTCCATGTActtcttcctgggcagcctctccctTGTCGACATCTGCTTCTCCTCTGTGATTGCCCCCAGGGCTTTGGTGAACTTCTTGTCAGAGAGCAAGACCATTTCCTTTGCTGGCTGCATGGGCCAAGCCTTCTTCTACATCGTCTTTGTGACGACGGAGTGcttcctgctggctgccatGGCCCTGGACCGCTACGTGGCCATCTGCAACCCCCTGCTCTACCCTTCCATCATGACTCGCAGGCTGTGCCTGTGGCTGGTGCTGGGATGCTACCTTGGGGGGGTCCTGAACTCTATCCTACAGATGACCTTCATCATCAGGCTGCCCTTCTGCAGCTCCAACGTCATCAACCACTTCTTCTGCGACGTCcctcctctgctggctctgtCCTGTGCCAGCACCTACCTCAACGAGCTGAtcctcttctccctggctgGAGTCATTGAGCTTGGCACCATCTCCACCATCCTGGTCTCCTACCTCTTCATCTCCTTTGCCATCCTGCGGATCCGCTCAGCTGAAGGAAGGCAAAAAGCCTTCTCCACCTGTGCGTCCCACCTGACAGCAGTGACCCTGCTGTATGGGACAACCATCTTCATGTACCTGcgccccagctccagccactccctCAACACCGACAAAGTCATCTCCATCTTCTACACGGTGGTGATCCCCATGTTGAACCCCCTCATCTACAGCCTGAGGAACAAGGAGGTGAAGGATGCCCTGAGGAGAACAGCAGAAAAAATCACAGTCAGGCTTTGA
- the LOC135186361 gene encoding olfactory receptor 5AU1-like, translated as MVNDNATSGFVLLGFPSPAALQVAWFVLFLAVYLVTLTGNLGVLLLIRSDPCLHTPMYFFLSHLSLLDICYSSTIIPQTLLSFFLEKKVISFAGCAAQLFFFATCATAECYLLAAMAYDRYLAVCKPLLYSLIMSQKLCVEMVVGAYLAGLISSIIHTVSIFHLPFCCSKRVDHFFCDGPPLLALSCSGTHLSEVTISAVVAFNVLSTTVFILASYLLVLSTVLRIRSTPGRHKAFSTCASHLVSIALYYSSSLFVYLQPSSSHPLEHDKVVSIVYSVAIPMLNPFIYSLRNTDMKNSMRKAKGRVLSSLPNHSSWSTERLP; from the coding sequence ATGGTGAATGATAATGCTACCTCTGGGTTTGTTCTCCTGGGCTTCCCgagcccagcagccctgcaggtggcATGGTTTGTCCTCTTCCTTGCCGTCTACCTGGTGACTCTGACAGGAAATCTGGGGGTGCTCCTGCTGATCCGAAGCGACCCATGCCTACACACCCCCATGTACTTCTTCCTAAGCCACTTGTCCCTCCTGGACATCTGCTACTCCTCCACCATCATCCCTCAAACCTTGCTGAGCTTCTTCCTGGAGAAGAAGGTCATTTCCTTCGCGGGTTGCGCTGCTCAGCTCTTCTTCTTTGCCACCTGTGCCACCGCTGAGTGCTACCTGCTGGCTGCCATGGCTTACGATCGCTACCTGGCCGTTTGCAAGCCTCTGCTCTACTCACTGATCATGTCCCAGAAGCTTTGTGTGGAGATGGTGGTCGGTGCCTACCTGGCTGGCCTGATCAGCTCCATCATCCACACCGTTTCCATCTTCCacctgcccttctgctgctccaAGAGGGTCGATCATTTCTTCTGCGATGGGCCCCCTCTGCTagccctctcctgctctggcactcaCCTCAGCGAGGTCACCATTTCTGCTGTGGTGGCCTTCAACGTCCTGAGCACCACAGTCTTCATCTTAGCCTCCTACTTGCTGGTCCTCTCCACCGTCTTGAGGATCCGCTCCACGCCTGGTCGGCACAAAGCCTTCTCCACCTGTGCTTCTCACTTGGTCTCCATTGCTTTGTACTACAGCAGCTCCCTCTTTGTGtacctgcagcccagctccagccacccTTTGGAGCATGATAAGGTGGTCTCCATAGTCTACTCTGTTGCAATCCCCATGCTGAACCCCTTCATCTACAGCCTAAGAAACACAGACATGAAGAACTCCATGAGGAAAGCAAAAGGCAGagtcctctcctccctgcccaaccacAGCTCCTGGTCAACTGAAAGGCTACCCTGA
- the LOC135186362 gene encoding olfactory receptor 8I2-like, giving the protein MVPQQLQAGENLTLWSGFILLGFSDVPELQTTTFNIFLPLYVCTVLANLTMVLLISADPQLHTPMYFFLSHLAFIDFCLSTAISPKALETFLLGRSHISFLACFAQMYVYLALIVSECFLLGVMACDRYVAVCKPLLYATTMSRASCWSLMVLVYTTGFLSSLLHIVLAGRLSFCQARNINHFFCELPTLLLLSCSDTGVNETFLVAHAAFNILSSFLVILLSYTYILHTILQIPLAKGKLKAFSTCTSHLIVVTTFYAPGVVVYVQPGQACWRDQAKLVAACYTILTPTLNPLIYSLMNKEVRKALRRVWVRKLVPQLPRIWKGI; this is encoded by the coding sequence ATGGTCCCACAGCAGCTACAAGCTGGAGAAAACCTAACTCTTTGGTCTGGCTTCATCCTCTTGGGCTTCTCTGATGTCCCAGAGCTCCAAACTACCACCTTCAACATTTTCTTACCTCTCTATGTGTGCACAGTGCTGGCCAACCTGACCATGGTGCTGCTGATCAGCGCTGACCCCCAGCTCCACACTCCCATGTATTTCTTCTTGTCCCATTTAGCTTTCATTGATTTTTGCCTTTCCACTGCTATCAGCCCCAAagctctggagaccttcctGCTGGGGAGAAGCCACATCTCTTTCTTGGCTTGCTTTGCCCAGATGTATGTTTACCTTGCTCTGATTGTCTCCGAGTGCTTCCTGCTGGGGGTGATGGCTTGCGACCGGTACGTGGCTGTCTGCAAGCCTCTGCTTTATGCCACCACCATGTCCAGGGcgagctgctggagcctgatGGTGCTGGTCTACACCACAGGcttcctcagctccctgctgcacattgtcctggcagggaggttgtcctTCTGCCAAGCCAGGAACATCAACCACTTCTTCTGCGAGCtgcccaccctcctgctgctctcctgctccgACACCGGCGTGAACGAGACCTTTCTGGTGGCCCACGCTGCCTTCAACATCCTGAGCTCCTTCCTGGTAATCCTGCTCTCCTACACCTACATCCTCCACACCATCCTGCAGATCCCTTTGGCCAAGGGAAAGCTGAAAGCCTTCTCCACCTGCACTTCCCACTTGATTGTGGTCACCACTTTCTATGCTCCGGGGGTGGTTGTCTAcgtgcagcctggccaggcgtGCTGGAGGGACCAGGCAAAGCTGGTTGCAGCATGTTACACCATCCTCACCCCCACCCTCAACCCCCTCATCTACAGCCTGATGAACAAGGAGGTGAGGAAGGCACTCAGGAGGGTGTGGGTAAGGAAGCTGGTGCCACAGCTACCCCGGATTTGGAAGGGTATTTGA